The following coding sequences are from one Lycium ferocissimum isolate CSIRO_LF1 chromosome 3, AGI_CSIRO_Lferr_CH_V1, whole genome shotgun sequence window:
- the LOC132048894 gene encoding uncharacterized protein LOC132048894, which yields MEKFYQGLEPVTQSVANNAADGWLSSRIGGDLSQGQGAYNNSGNYNNNYGGANQRSYNNFGNKSSNPYIPPKGQSTEQGSSKVESMLVKILANQSKSERTLSGLTETVGSHTSAIQKLESQMRDISREQHPPKKGGLPSDTIPNPKNGGGGVDRVFAITTRSGKMLQEADEKVIDLELIDEEDEVQSEAPIIVDENATDKKVADIPEIAKAAENMSKQPVKGALRPLTQLFKSTPPFPQRLVKKKEDAKFMKFYDQLKQLSLNFPFSDAVKEMLDFAKYLKDLLTKKKTVQHETVSLTHTVSSIISTTTVQKKGDPGAFGMPRATTMRLQMADRSIKTRGVVDDVLVRVSDFMLPADFVILDCAVDRDIPIILGRPFLATGRALIDSKKNEIKFRVNDEEVTF from the exons atggagaagttctaccAAGGGTTAGAACCAGTGACGCAGTCAGTTGCGAATAATGCAGCTGATGG GTGGTTATCGAGTCGAATCGGTGGAGACCTCAGCCAAGGTCAAGGTGCTTATAACAACTCTgggaactacaacaataattatGGTGGTGCGAACCAAAGGAGCTACAACAACTTTGGGAACAAGAGTTCCAATCCTTATATACCACCGAAAGGGCAGTCAACAGAGCAAGGTAGTTCGAAGGTTGAATCAATGCTTGTGAAGATTCTAGCAAATCAGTCTAAGTCTGAGAGGACTTTATCTGGGCTGACAGAGACAGTGGGTTCCCATACATCGGCTATTCAGAAGCTCGAATCACAGATGAGAGATATTTCTAGAGAGCAGCACCCTCCTAAAAAGGGAGGACTTCCGAGTGACACTATTCCAAATCCAAAGAATGGGGGAGGCGGTGTAGACCGTGTGTTTGCCATCACTACTAGGAGTGGTAAAATGCTCCAAGAGGCTGATGAGAAGGTGATTGATCTTGAGCTGATAGATGAAGAGGATGAGGTGCAGTCTGAAGCAcccattattgttgatgaaaatgctacTGACAAGAAGGTTGCTGATATTCCGGAGATTGCAAAGGCAGCTGAGAACATGAGCAAGCAGCCTGTGAAAGGGGCTCTCCGCCCTTTGACTCAGCTTTTCAAATCTACACCAccctttcctcagaggttggtaaagaagaaggaagatgctaagttcATGAAGTTTTATGATCAGCTGAAGCAGTTATCTCTAAATTTCCCCTTCTCGGATGCTGTCAAGGAGATGCTCGattttgctaaatatttgaaggacTTGCTGACCAAGAAGAAAACGGTTCAACATGAAACCGTAAGTTTGACTCACACTGTGAGTTCCATCATCTCAACTACTACTGTTCAGAAGAAGGGAGATCCTGGGGC gTTTGGGATGCCAAGGGCGACGACTATGAGGTTACAAATGGCCGATAGGTCTATCAAAACCCGTGGGGTGGTTGATGATGTACTTGTGCGGGTTAGTGATTTTATGTTGCCCGCTGATTTTGTAATTCTTGACTGTGCTGTTGATAGGGACATTCCTATTATTCtggggagacctttccttgctacaGGGAGAGCTCTGATAGATtcgaagaaaaatgaaatcaagttccgaGTCAACGATGAAGAAGTGACTTTTTAG